The Pelobacter seleniigenes DSM 18267 genomic sequence TAAATTGAGTCCAACGGGAAAACGAGCGGAATTTCTGACCGGCGTGATGTTTGTTTGCCAGAGCCTGAAATTCATGTCTCGGGAAAATACGTACAATTTGAGAAAGAACAGTGCTACAATGCGCCATGGCTTGGAACTCCTTGTTTTCAATGTGATTTTGGCGAATTCATTGTAACACAAGTGGGCTCCAGGCCATTGTTTTTATTGATCAATCTATGAGACAGCAGTGAAGCTCTCTTTCGTTTCTTGAGGAATATCCCTTGCTTCTTCAAACTCTTTTACCATATCAAGAGAAGGAATGGTCGGTGTCCTGTGCTCTTCGCTATATGAGTCAGCCACCAATTGATACCAATGCTGAGTGGTATAAGCTCCGCAATGAGGGCAGCTAAATGCCGTTTTAGATATCAATGGAGTATTTTTTTCTGACATTGCTTGATTCCTTGGTTGCCCCTAACGCCGCCATAAACGGCGCGAGCTTGCGAGCGTCCGGCGACCGTAGGGAGCGAATTTAATGGCCTTGTTATGTGTTTGATTCACGGTTTGCAGCCTCAATTAGGTCGTAGCCTTTATTTTTAAACCAAATCCCAAAACAAACTGCGACTGACATTAGGATTAGCAAAACTATTAGAAAATCAGAACCATCAACGACTACCGCTATATAGTTTGATATTTTTTCTTTTTCTCCCTCAAAGAGCGCCTTACCAAAGTAAAGAAAAGGTGTTACGAAAATAGCGTATATGACACTCTCTTGGAGCTTCTCACCTAATTTCACCAAAGACTCCCCATGGGACTTTTTTACTTCCGGTGTTCTAGAATTTATATCCATATTTCTCTCTATGTCTTTGAATCAGAGGGCCCTGACACATAACGGTAAATAGACAGTCTGCATAAAACTGCAAACACAGAAAGTCAGAGCTATATAAAATCCTTTACAGAATTTCCGATAAATTTAATTTCCACCATGGATTTCATATCTTTAAAAGCATATCAACCTCTTACCTACCAGATATATACAGACTGTATAAACCGGTACAGAAGCCATCTATCGGGATTTTGATACAATTAAAAAATTCCCCCACACTTCATAACCACATCCCCAACAAAAAGAGCCGCAATCTGTAGATCCCCCAATCTCCCAAATTACGGCTTTTCATTTGAATACCTGAAAAACAACGTCTATAAAACTACACTCAAACAAGCATCATTACAAGATTTTTATATTTCAGCAATTCACCCCGAATAAAACTTCAACCCGACCAACGAAAAGATCAACACCGACAGAAAAAACATCCTTCCGAAATTGACGGGATCGCCGTAGATGGCAATCCCGAGGATGACAGTACCGATAGAACCGATGCCGGTCCAGACGGCGTAGGCGGTGCCCATGGGGATGGTCTGCATGGCGCGGGAAAGGAAATAGAGGCTTAAGCCCGCACCGAGAATGACGCCGGTATCGGGGAGGATGCGGGTGAAGTTGTCCGACGCTTTCAGGCAGGTGGCGAAAAAGACCTCGAAGATACCGGCGATGATGATGTTGATCCAGCCCATGATGATCCCTTTCGGCGCCGTCAGCCCTGTTGCGCTGTCAGGTAATTGCGCCAGCCGCCCAAGTGGGTGATCTCCTCGGCGGCGGCGATGGCCCAGGGTTCACAGATAAAACCTTTCACCGTTGAGCCATCCGCCAGGATCAGGCTGCCGATCCCCAAGGGGGCGGGAACTTCTGCGGTGAACTCGCCGAAAGCCTCGGCGGTCAGGGCCCAGACCTCGACCTCCAGCCCTGCCCCGCTAAAGTCCGGGTCACGGATCAGGCCCGGTTTGGCCGGTTTGGTTCCGGCCAGGGCGTAAAGGCGGTAGTCGCCTGCCGTTCTCGTGGTGGCCTGCAACCTGGCCCCACGTCTGGTCAGCTGATGGTTGAGGGGCTGGCCGCTCAGGTGGGCACCGACGACGGCCAGTTGTATCAGCTCATCCGCAAGGTTCTCCTTCATCTTTGATTCATCAGCCAGTGGATATTCAGTGCCCCCGACCTGGAGCGATGCGCTCTCGGCACGATGCAGGCGGTCGGCCAACCGGGCCAGGTCGCTGTCGCAAAAGGCCGGAGCAATCAGAGTCACGCCGAAGGGCAGGCCGTTGCTGGCGCGGAACCCGGCCGGGACGGCCACGGCGCTGCAGTCGAGCAGGTTGACGAAGTTGGTATAGGTGCCCAGGCGGCTGTTGAGTTCGATGGGATTTGCGGCCACATCCTCAACCCGGTAAATGGTCGGCGCGGTCGGCAGCAGCATGACATCCATCTGCTGCCATTGCCGGTTGCAGATTTTGGCGAGCTCGCGCAGGCGATACTCTCCCTTGAACGCTTCCACCCCGCTGATCCGGGTTGCCCCTTCGACAATGGTGCGCACGGTCGGGTCCATGTCCGCGCCATGTTCGGCCAGAAAGTCACCGATGGCGGCGGCCCGTTCCGCGACCCAGGGACCGGAATAGAGCAGTTCGGCACTCTGCTGGAAAGGACGATAATCGATCTCGACCCCTTCCCCGCCAAGAGCCTGTAAAGCACTGATGCTGGCGGCGTAAAGCGCAGCGGCCTCGTCATCACCGAAGAATTCGCGCTGATCCTGCGGCAGGTAGCCGAAGCGGAATCGTTCGAGGGGCAGCGAGCGCTCATGCATGGCTCTTGAATAAGGATCGCTGTCATCCTCCCCCTGCATAATCCCGCGCACCAGGTCGGCTTCACCGCAGCTGGCGGCGAACACGGTGACGCAGTCGAGGGAGCGACAGGCCGGGACCACGCCGCTGGTGCTGACCAGTCCCTTGGTGGGTTTGACCCCGACCAGATTGTTGAAGGCCGCAGGCACCCGACCAGACCCGGCGGTGTCGGTTCCCAGGGCAAAGCTGACCAACCCCGCACCGACCGCCACGGCCGAGCCGGAGCTGGACCCGCCGGAGACGTAATCGGCATCGAACACGCAGCGCGGAGCACCATGGGGAGAACGGGTGCCGACCAGACCGGTGGCGAACTGATCGAGGTTGGTCTTGCCGATCAGGATCGCCCCGGCCGCCAGCAGTTTGGCGACTACAAAAGCATCGCTGTCAGGCTGATAAGCATAAGCGGGACAGGCCGCGGTGGTGGCAAAACCCAGGCAGTCAATATTGTCCTTGACCGCAAAGGGGATGCCGTACAGCGGCAGGTTTTCCACCCCGCCGGGCTGTTCGATCAGCCACTGCGCCCGTGCCAGCAATTGCTCACGACTGGCGCGGCTGATCCAGACCGCCCGATCCGGGTAGGCAGCGCAGCGTTGCAATACCTCTTCCACCATTTCCACTGGGCTCAGACCGTTGCTATAGGCCTCGCGCAAGCGGGGAATTTCCAGACTGGCAATCTTCATGATGCGACCTCCTCCAGGACGGCCACGGCCTGCCCGGCCTGGAGCGCCTGCCCCGGCTGACAGAGCAGCTCGCGGACAATGCCGCTCTTGTGGGTTTTGATATCCAGTTCCATCTTCATCGATTCCACCACCAGCAGTGTGGTCCCGGCCGCGACCCGTTCACCGGGCTGCACCTTGACCTGCCAGACATTGCCGGGCACCGCGGCCGGGGCGATAAAACAGCCCTCGGGCACCTTGACCGGTTCGACATCGCTGAGCGGGGTATCGGGCTCGGCGACAATCTCGCTCAGGCCCAGGTCCTTCCAGCGCAGCCGCTCCGCTTCAAAGGAGCTTTGCTGATGTTGCTTGAAGGCCGCGATGGACTCATGATTATCCGCCAGGAAGCGGTTGTAATCCTTGAGGCTGAACTGATCCTCTTCAATCCGCACCTGGTATTCGCCATGAGGAAACTTGTCACGGGCGTCAAGCAGCTCTTCGGCCGAGACCGGGAAGAACCGAATCCGGTCAAAGAATTCCAGCAGCCAGGGCTTGCCCTGAGGGAAGACCTCAGTTGCACGGAAGCGATTCCACATCTGGATGGTGCGGCCGACAAACTGGTAGCCGCCCGGCCCTTCCATGCCGTAAACGCAAAGATAAGCCCCACCGATGCCGACCGCGTTCTCCGGGGTCCAGGTTCGCGCCGGGTTGTATTTGGTGGTGACCAGGCGCTGGCGCGGATCGACAGGCGTCGCCACCGGTGCGCCAAGGTAAACATCCCCCAGGCCGAGAACCATGTAATCGGCGTTGAACAGCACATCCTTGACCGCCTGCTCATCCGCAAGGCCGTTGATACGGCGAATGAACTCGATGTTGGACGGACACCAGGGGGCTTCGGGATAGACCAGTTCCTGATATTTGCGGATCGCCAGGCGGGTCTGCTCGTCATCCCACGACAGGGGCAGATAGACAGTACGGCTCGGCACCACGATTTCATCGATGGCCGGCAGTTCCTGTTCAGCAGCCGCCAGCATATCGATCAACTTGCTGCAGGGGAGCAGACGGCTATCGTAGTGAATCTGCAGGGAACGGATGCCCGGAGTCAGATCGATAATCCCGGCGATCTTCTGCTCGGTAACCCACTGCTGAAGGGTGTGGACCCGAAAGCGCAGGTTGAGATCGAGCTGGGCGGGACCGAATTCGATGAGCAGATAGTCGTCGCCGCAGCGCCGGTAGCAGGTGGCCATGTCGCCGACCTGACCATGACGCAGGATCGGACTGGCCGGATCGCCCGCAGCCTTGTTCGGGATAATAAGCTGGGGAGCCGTCGGCTTGAGCCCGGCTAGGGCGGTGTCCTGGGCCTGGCGCTGGGCCGTGGCCACAGTTTCATCGACCTGCACAAAACGCACTTTGTCCCCAGGTTTGAGCTGGCCGATCTTCCACAGATCGGCCTGAATGATGGTGGCCGGGCAGACAAAGCCGCCCAGGCTCGGGCCATCCGGACCGAGGATAATCGGCATATCGCCGGTAAAGTCGACGGTACCGATGGCATAGGCGTTATCATGAATATTGGACGGGTGCAAACCGGCCTCGCCGCCATCCTCGCGCGCCCAGTGCGGTTTCGGCCCGATCAGCCGAACCCCGGTGCGGGCGCTGTTGAAATGGACCTCGTAGGCGGTGGCGAAGAAGGTCTCGATATCCTCAGTGGTGAAGAAATCGGGAGCCCCATGGGGACCGTAAAGGACCTTGAGGGTCCAGTCGTTGGTCAGCTCGGGCAACAGTCCGGCGGCGACCGTATTCACCACCGGTGCCACCGCTCCCTCCCCTGCCACCCGCAGGACATCCCCGGCCTTGAGCACGGCCGTGGCATGGCCGCCGAACCGGCCGAGGCTGAAGGTGGCCTTGCTGCCCAGATAATCGGGGGCGTCAAACCCGTTGCGCACGGCCAGGTAGCTGCGCTGGCCGGGACCGTCGATCTCGGCCAGTTCCAGAGTCTGCCCCGGCCGCACGCTGACTGGCTGCCACATGGGGAGAGGTTCACTGTCGAGCAGCGCACGCATGGGCGCACCACCCAGGGCGATGACGGTCTCACAATTGAAGCTGAGCACCGGCCCGGTCAGGGTCATCTCCAGCCCGCAGGCCCCTTCATCGTTACCGACGATGCGATTGAGCAGGCGGAAAGAATAGTGATCCATGGGTCCGCTCGGCGGCACCCCGACATTCCAGTAGCCGAGGCGGCCCGGATAGTCCTGCAGACTGCTCTGCGCGCCGGGCAGCACCACATTGATGGTGTTGGCCTGGTAGGGGAGCGCGTCCAGGGCCTTGGTATGGACCCGCCCTTCACAGAACAGCGAGGTCGTGCTGATCTGGGTCAGGTAAGCGAGGTTGGTCTCGATGCCGTAGATGGCGCTGTGTTGCAGCACCTGCTGGAGCTTGGCGACGGCCTCGGCGCGGGTCGCCCCGCTGACGATCAGTTTGCTGAGCAGGGGATCGTAAAAGGGGGAGATCTCGCTGCCTGTTTCGACCCAGCCGTCCACCCGGCAATCTTCGGGAAAGACCACCTTGGTCAGAGTGCCGGAACTGGGCTGAAAGTCCTTGCCCGGATCTTCGGCATAAACCCGCACTTCGATGGCCGCCCCCTGCGGCTGCCGCACCAGGGAACTTAACGGCGGCAGCTCATCGGCGGCCTGGCGGATCATCCATTCCACCAGGTCGACGCCAAAGACCTCTTCGGTCACACCATGCTCGACCTGCAACCGGGTGTTGACCTCAAGGAAGTAAACCGCGTCACTGCCGGTGTCGTAGATGAACTCGACGGTTCCGGCCGAGGCATAATTCACCGCCCGCCCCAGCTGCACGGCATAGGCGGCCAGCTCGGCCCGTTGCAGGTCGGACAGGCCCGGCGCGGGAGTTTCCTCAATGACCTTCTGATTACGCCGCTGCAGGGAACAGTCGCGCTCGCCCAGAGCGATCACTTCCCCTTTGCCGTCACCGAAGATCTGCACTTCGATATGTCGGGCTTTGGCGACGTATTTTTCCAGAAAGACCCCGCTGTTGCTGAAGTTGTTCTGACTGAGCCGGCGCACGCTGGCAAACTTGCTTTCCAGTTCGGCAGCTGAATAACAGAGTTGCAGGCCGATCCCACCCCCGCCGGCGGTACTTTTCAGCATCACCGGGTAGCCGATCTGGGCCGCCGCGGCCAGCGCAGCGGGAAGATCTTCGATAAGCTCAGTGCCGGGGAGCAGCGGCACGTTACTGCTGCGCGCCAGCTCCCGAGCGGTGTGCTTCAAACCAAACTGGCTGATCTGCTCGGCCGTGGGGCCGATGAAGCGGACCCCGACCGCGTCCAGTTGGCTGGCGAAGTCAGTATTCTCACTCAAAAACCCGTACCCGGGATGGACCGCATCGACCTGATGTTCGCGGCACAGGGCGACGATTTTAGCGGCGTTGAGATAACTTTCCGCGGCCGGAGCCGGGCCGACGCAGTAAGCTTCGTCAGCCAGACGGACATGGGGCGCGTGACGGTCGGCCTCGGAGTAGACGGCCACCGCAGCGATCCCCAGCCGCCGCAGGGTGCGGATAATCCGGCAGGCGATCTCGCCGCGGTTGGCGACCAGGACTTTTTTGAACATGATCTCCCCCCGCGGTCAGGCTGCAACAGCGCCGTCCCAGACGAGGATTTCCACCGGAGTCGGGTTGTAGGCGTTACAGGGGTTGTTCAACTGCGGACAGTTGGAGACCAGGATAATAATGTCCATGTGGGCTTGCAGTTCGACGTACTTGCCTGCATCGCTGATCCCGTCCTCGAAAGTCAGGCCACCCTCGGGAGTCACCGGGACGTTCATGAAGAAATTGATATTCTCCGGGATATCCCGCTTGTCCATGCCATACTGCGGATTCTCGGCCAACGCCAGCAACCAGCTGTCGCGGCAGGCGTGCATGCATTTCTTTTCCAGGGCGTAGCGGACCGTGTTCGATTCGGTGGCGCAGGCACCACCCAGGGTGTCATGACGGCCGCAGGTATCGGCAATAATGTCGAGCATCAGGTTGCCGTCGTTGGAGAGCAGCCGGGTCCCGGCGCTGAGGTAGATGTTCCCCTGCTCGCGGATGGTATTGAAGGCGCTGTAGCGTTCGCTGGGATCGGCCGCATTATAAAAAATGGTGTCGGCGGCCTGGTTCCCCTCCATATCGAGAATCCGCACCACTTGCCCTTTTTTCACCGTTTCCATCAGGTAATCGCCGGCCGGGACCACTTTGCGCCAGGCAGCGTTGTCGACATGGTAAATACTTTCCTTGATCATGAGTTCCTCCTCTTACAGGCCAAGATGGTAAAGACGATTGTTTTCGAAACCGCGCCCGTTTTCCGGGCGGGAATTTCGGCACAGGTCGTCCTCGGTCACCGGAGCAGCCTTGCTGATCTGGTAATTGACCGGCTTGACCGGGTAGCTGGAGGCAGGGTTTAAGGGATGGGGACAGGTATGCAGCAGCACCAGGGTGTCCATCTCAAAGCGCAACACCACCGAAGCGCCGGCTTTGCTGTGATCCGGGACAAAGGTCATGCCCCCGTCGCCGTCGACAGTCACCTTGCTGAACCAGTTGACATTGCCCATCAGGTCGCGCTTGCCCAGACCGTATTTGCCCGCTTCAACCAAAAAGCTGTGGCGGCCGCTCAGGGTCCAGTCGTTGCCGCACTCCTGGTAGGAGCGCCGTCCCCATTTCTTTTCGATCATGGCGTCATCGGTATCGCCGCTGACCGTGTCGTGCCAGCCCAGGCTGTCCTCAATAATCGAGCAGAAGATCCGCCCCATATCCGAATACAGGCAATGCCCTGCGGTCAATTTGAAGGTGTGCTGGCATTTCAGGGTATCGGGCGCGTTATAGCGTTCCAGCAAATTGAGGGGATTGTAGAAGAGCATCGCCAGGTTGGCGCCGCCTTCGACATCGGTCAGGCGCAGCTGGGTGCCGCGCCGCATCAGCATGGACCAGTGGGCACCGCCGGGGATGCAGTCCTGGTAGAGAATGGATTGAGAATCGTTCATCAGGTCTCTCCTTGTCGCACAGGGTTTGTGCGCATCCGGGTCGTCCCGGGTTTGTTCCTTTATCGGCCGCGGCCATGACCGGGTCGTCCCGGCCGGAACCAACGTGATTCAGCCCGCCTGCAGTTCCGGCAGGGCGAAGCTGTCCTTGTTCTGATTTTGATAATGTTCCATGGCCCGCGCTTTGAGCGGGTCGTTGTCGTTAAGCTTGAGATCCATGGTAATGGTCGCCCCATAGTAGGGCAGTTCTTCCTCGCGGGTCCGGTGCCGGTCGAAGACGATAATCCGGTTACCCAGATGGAAGGCTTCGCGCAGATCGTGGGTGACCATGAAGACGGTCATCCCGGTTTCCCGCCAGAGCCGCAGCATCAGCTGATGGATATCGGCCCGGATGCCCGGATCAAGAGCCCCGAAGGGCTCATCCAACAGCAGCACCTTGGGCTTTTTGATCAGCGCCTGGGCAATGGCCAGCCGCTGCTGCATGCCGCCGGACAGTTCGGACGGATACTTGTCGCGCGCCGCATCCAGCCCCACGGAATCGAGGTAATGACGGCATTCCTCCAGGACCGTCCGCTTCTTGCGGCCGAACAGCTTGCCAAGCAGGGGTGCCTGGGCAAATTCCAGCCCCAGAGCGACATTCTCCTGCACGTTCAGGTGCGGAAACACCGAATAGCGCTGGAACACCACTCCCCGCTCCTGGGACGGCTCCGGGGAAATTGCCGCGCCGTCAAGAAGAATGCTCCCTTCGCTGGGTTGCTCCTGGCTGAGCAGCAGGCGCAGAAAGGTCGATTTTCCACAGCCGGACGGTCCAACGATGGACACGTAGGAACCGGATTCCACATCCAGATTGATATTTTCCAGCACCGGCTGGGTGCCGAAGCGCTTCCAGACTTTGTCCACCTTGACGTGAGACATCAACGCCCCCTTTCTGCGGCAAACCAGGGGAACAGCAGGCTTTGCGTCCGGCGCAGTAAAAAATCGAGAGAAAAGGCCAGGAAGGTGATCCAGGCCACATAGGGCAGGATCGTGTCCATGGCCAGATAACGGCGGAGCAGGAAGATCCGGTAGCCGAGACCGCTCTGGGCAGCAATGGCCTCAGCCGCAATCAGGAACAGCCAGGCCGAACCGAGAGTCAGGCGTACCGCATCGATGAGCCGCGGCCAGACCTGGGGCAGGATCACCCGCACGGCCAGCTGCCAGGAACTGGCCCCCAGGGTCTGGGCCTTGATCAGCTGTTCGCGGGGGATTTCCTCCACCCGCAGAGCGATATCGCGAATGATCACCGGGGTGATGCCGATGACGATCAACGCCACCTTGGCCACCTCACCCAGACCGAAGACAATGAACAGGATCGGCAGCACCGCCAGCGGCGGCAGCATGGAGACCACCGTGACAAAAGGCAGCAGCCCGGCCCTGAACAGGGGCAGCAGGCCGATATGCACGCCCACGGTCATCCCGAGCAAGGTGGCGACCAGCATGCCGCAACCAAGCCGCGCCAGACTGGCCAGGGTGTCGGTCCAGAGCAGGTAGTCCCCGCTGCGCTTATCCGGCTCGAAGGCGACCCGGGCAATGGCATCGGCAAAGGAATGCAGGCCGGGCAGCAGCTTGTCGTTGGGGTTCGCGGCCAGGCGGATTTCGGAACCGACGACATAAGCCAGCAGCACCAGGGCAAACGGCAGCAGAGTCAGAAAAATACTCAGATGCCGGTCGGGTTTTCGATTAATCATGCGAACTTTCATGATCAGCAGCTTTCCTTGCGCAACAGAGGTGTCAATTCATTCCAAAAGGGTCTTACATTTTGCAGGGTGGGGGAAAAACGCTTCCCCCTGCCCTGCCTGAAAAAGCCTCGGAGCAGGCCTTTCCAACATCCTGCTAAAGCTTGTATTTGGCAGCCAGTTCCATGAACGAGGTATCAAAGCGGAACTTCACATTCCCTTTGTCACCGAGAATCTTGCCGTCCGGGAAAGCAATACCGACCACATCCGGGCTGGGGGCGGCGTCGCCGAGCAGGCCGTGTTCAAAGAGGAAGTTGCGGACCGTATCCATGGTCCGGTGCAGTTGCTGACTCTGGCCGAAGTAGACGGCTTCCTCGGGACGGAAAAACATCTTGGTGCTGTTCAGCTGCATATCGTAACCGGCCAGATCGGTGCCGGAGGCCTTGCCCATGGCGGCCCGAGCCTCTTTACCGGCCGCATCATCCCGCTTCATCAACGCCATCATCTCGTACCAGGCGCCGGTCAGGGCTTTGCCGAACTCGGGATTGTCCTTGAGAACATCGGTGTTGACCACGGTCAGGTCGATAATTTCACCAGGGATATTGCTGGAATCAAAGACCTTGTGGGCATCGGGCATGGACATGATCTCGGCGACCAGCGGATTCCAGGTGACCACGGCGGTGACATCCGGCGTCGAGTAGGCGGCGATCATGTCCGCATCCGAGGTATTGATCACATTGATATCGCGCTCGCTCAGCTTGATCGAGTCAAGCGCCCGGGCCAGCAGATAGTGGGACACGGACAGTTCCACCAGATTAACCGACTGCCCCTTGATGTCAGCCAGTTTGTCGGTGCCCTTGAGGATCACCGCGTCGTTGCCGTTGGAGAAGTCGCCGACCAGCAGGGCGGTGGTATCGATCCCGCCGACGCAGGGGATGGCCAGGGTGTCCATGTTGGTCGCGGTCACCCCGTCAAAAGCGCCGGCGGTGTATTGATTGATGGATTCGATATAATCGTTGAATTGAACGACTTCGATCTCGATGCCGTATTTGTCGGCCCACTTTTTGACAATCCCCTGGGCGGCAGCTTCGCCCCAGGGCATCCAGCCGACATAAATGGACCAGGCCAGTTTGAAATGCTTGCGTTTTTCGGCAAATGCGGATGTGGACAGGGAGGCAGTCACAAAAACTGCCAGCAGAAGTGTTACAAAGATACGCTTTCTCATGGTGTCAGACCTCCTGAAATAAGTTGAGAGGGCTGACGGAGAAACCAAGGTTTTGGCAATCGTCGCCAACCCTCACGAATCTCCCGGGCTTTTATCCCGCCGTGTACCCTGGCGCTGTTCACCGCCAGGAACGCAGCTCTCGGACCAGACACCCTGTTGTACGGATCGGAACCCTAGCTGCTCTTTGTATAGCTAACAGACCCTGCAGCAGCCATGCCAAAGCTGCAAAAGCCATAAAAAAGGCCTGAAGCCGAAACTCCAGGCCGCGACCTGCTGTTTTTTTCACCACATTGATTATTTATTAAGCAGATCAGCAATAAGTATTACAGCCGGAGAATTGCTTCCCAAAGGTCTGTTTCCACCGGGATGCCCGCCCGCAGGTTCTCCTGCCGGGTTGCCAGCATCCCCTGGCCGGGATAGCGAATGGCAGCACCTCCGTCCAGCGACGGAGTAGCAAGGAATTCAGCGATGGCGGTCTGTAGCTGCGCGTCAGCAGCACTCCCTGCCCGTGAGATGCTGTCGATGGCGATGAAGACCTGGGAGACTCCGGTTTCCGGGCCGCGGCGGCTGATCTCGGTGGTCGTATCACCAGCGCTGATCAGGGCGGCAAGCAGATCAAGGGCAAAGGCCAGCCCCGACCCTTTCCAGAAGCCGATGGGCAGGGCCCGACGTGATTGCAGGATGGCATCCGGGTCGGTGGTCAAGTCCCCATTCTGATCATAACCGCCAACCAGGGGGAGCTGTTCGCCACGCCGCCGCAGAACTTCGAGCTTGCCGTTGGAAAATTGACTCATCGCCATGTCCAGCAGGATCGGGCTCTCCCCGTTAGGAATGGCTATGACCAGCGGGTTATTGCCGATCTTTTTC encodes the following:
- the yiaK gene encoding 3-dehydro-L-gulonate 2-dehydrogenase; the protein is MTSIQRLPFAQIQQELSRILLELGLATDKAQRCAEIFTQNSCDGVASHGLNRFPAFVEAIKSGLVDIKAESERVSFFGAMEQWDGQRGIGLLNAERAMQRALHLAREHGIGCVGLRNTNHWMRGGTYGLLAAEAGCIGICWTNTMALLPPWGAAEKKIGNNPLVIAIPNGESPILLDMAMSQFSNGKLEVLRRRGEQLPLVGGYDQNGDLTTDPDAILQSRRALPIGFWKGSGLAFALDLLAALISAGDTTTEISRRGPETGVSQVFIAIDSISRAGSAADAQLQTAIAEFLATPSLDGGAAIRYPGQGMLATRQENLRAGIPVETDLWEAILRL